In Arachis stenosperma cultivar V10309 chromosome 1, arast.V10309.gnm1.PFL2, whole genome shotgun sequence, one DNA window encodes the following:
- the LOC130963462 gene encoding isovalerate--CoA ligase AAE2-like isoform X2 gives MNQLFKNMPWTSSLRNSRATLFISSHKSLKFCNFSKDHKDQGSWESMEGLFHCSANLVPLTPIRFLERAARFCRKRTSLVYGSLEYKWGETHQRCLKLASSLSHLGISRGDVVATLSPNVPAMYELHFAVPMAGAIICTLNSRLDAPMVSVLLEHSQAKILFVDYQLLEVARSALDLLCKRTSSKLPILVLIADSDSDSTIDTSSISYEYEMLLANGEKGFEIVRPKSEMDPISINYTSGTTSRPKGVVYSHRGAYLNSLATVLLFRMDLFPVYLWTVPMFHCNGWCLPWGVAAQFGTNICLRKVKPKDIFDNVTNYKVTHLGGAPTVLNMIVNSASFDRKPIDHKVLAMTGGSPPPPQIIAKMEELGFTVSHLYGLTETYGPGTFCVWKPEWDLLAPQERSRMKARQGIPHVGLDEIDIKDPETMESVPNDGKTMGEVMFRGNTVMSGYLRDLKATKEVFKDGWFHSGDLGVKHQDGYIEIKDRLKDIIISGGENISSVEVETVLYNHPAVLEAAVVARPDNHWGQTPCAFVELKEGYDDMDSQEIINFCRDHLPHYMAPKTVIFQDIPKTSTGKIQKYVLREKAKALGSIS, from the exons ATGAACCAACTTTTCAAGAACATGCCTTGGACAAGTTCTCTTAGGAATTCAAGAGCGACCCTTTTCATTTCATCGCATAAATCACTTAAATTTTGCAACTTTTCCAAAGATCATAAGGATCAAGGATCATGGGAATCAATGGAGGGTCTATTCCACTGTTCTGCAAATCTTGTTCCTCTGACTCCAATAAGGTTCTTGGAGAGAGCAGCAAGGTTTTGCAGAAAGAGAACATCACTTGTTTATGGTTCTTTGGAGTATAAATGGGGTGAGACACATCAAAGGTGTTTGAAACttgcttcttctctctctcacttggGGATTTCCCGTGGTGATGTT GTTGCAACATTATCACCTAATGTTCCAGCAATGTATGAGCTGCATTTTGCAGTCCCAATGGCTGGAGCCATTATCTGCACCTTGAATTCGCGCCTCGACGCACCCATGGTTTCAGTCCTGCTGGAGCATTCACAAGCTAAGATCCTCTTTGTAGACTACCAACTGCTTGAAGTCGCGCGCAGCGCATTGGACCTGCTATGCAAAAGAACATCATCAAAATTGCCAATTCTAGTCCTAATTgctgattctgattctgattcAACAATTGACACTTCTTCAATCAGTTATGAGTATGAGATGCTACTAGCAAATGGTGAAAAAGGGTTTGAAATAGTTAGGCCAAAGAGTGAAATGGATCCTATAAGTATTAATTACACCTCTGGCACCACATCAAGGCCTAAAGGAGTAGTTTATAGCCACAGAGGCGCGTATTTGAACTCGCTCGCGACAGTTCTACTCTTTCGAATGGATCTCTTCCCGGTGTATCTATGGACAGTTCCTATGTTCCATTGCAATGGATGGTGCCTTCCTTGGGGCGTGGCGGCACAATTTGGAACCAATATTTGTCTTAGGAAGGTAAAGCCAAAGGACATTTTTGATAATGTGACAAATTACAAGGTTACACACTTGGGGGGAGCTCCTACAGTTCTTAACATGATTGTGAACTCTGCTTCATTCGATAGGAAGCCGATCGATCACAAGGTATTGGCTATGACAGGTGGCTCTCCTCCGCCGCCTCAGATCATCGCCAAGATGGAAGAGCTCGGATTCACAGTTTCTCACCTCTATGGCCTCACAGAAACATATGGCCCAGGCACTTTTTGTGTCTGGAAGCCTGAATGGGACTTACTTGCGCCGCAAGAAAGATCAAGAATGAAAGCAAGGCAAGGAATCCCACATGTTGGCTTGGATGAAATTGATATCAAGGATCCGGAAACAATGGAAAGTGTTCCAAATGATGGGAAAACAATGGGGGAAGTTATGTTTAGAGGGAACACAGTGATGAGTGGATACCTTAGAGATTTGAAAGCTACAAAAGAAGTTTTCAAAGATGGTTGGTTCCATAGTGGTGAtcttggtgtgaaacaccaagaTGGATACATAGAAATCAAGGACAGGTTGAAGGACATTATAATCTCCGGCGGGGAGAATATAAGCTCGGTCGAGGTGGAAACTGTTTTGTATAACCATCCGGCCGTGCTTGAAGCAGCAGTTGTTGCCCGGCCGGATAATCATTGGGGACAAACTCCATGCGCATTCGTGGAGTTGAAAGAAGGGTATGATGATATGGATTCTCAAGAAATAATCAACTTCTGTAGGGATCATTTGCCACATTACATGGCACCTAAAACAGTGATTTTTCAAGATATACCAAAAACTTCAACAGGGAAGATACAAAAGTATGTTCTTAGAGAGAAAGCCAAGGCATTAGGAAGCATTTCTTGA